Part of the Candidatus Dojkabacteria bacterium genome, ATTTATCTTTTAGTTGATGAGATCGAGCGAGTTGTAATTCGAAAACTTAACCGATACAAAGAACTTTCCGAAGACTTCAAAAAAGGCTCCTTGCCCGAAAAGTTCTATGAGAATATACATACCCCGGATGATGCTTTCTATACCAGCTACATTCCCAAAGTTATTCGAAGAAAAAAGATTGCCAGTCCAGTTCCTATGAGTGAGGCAGAAGCAATTGAGCGCATGGAACTTGCTGATCTTACTTTTTTTATGTTTAAAAACAGATCAAACAATGAATGGGCTGTAGTGTATAAGCGTGACGATGGGACTTACGGAATTGTAGAACCATAAACCTATTTATTGTATCTCTTTGCGACAGATGGTATAATATTAGTATATAAGTTTTAGGTCTAATAATGGCCGAAAATCAAGGTCCGAACAATGCAAATCCCAAGTCTGCCGATGTAATTA contains:
- the raiA gene encoding ribosome-associated translation inhibitor RaiA, encoding MGIQIDGVGMEITQAISDYIEKKFSKFDRFVDFITEVRVRCKELKASRGVKEDFKVEVTVAVPGTIIRVEKSGSDIYLLVDEIERVVIRKLNRYKELSEDFKKGSLPEKFYENIHTPDDAFYTSYIPKVIRRKKIASPVPMSEAEAIERMELADLTFFMFKNRSNNEWAVVYKRDDGTYGIVEP